One genomic segment of Nonomuraea coxensis DSM 45129 includes these proteins:
- a CDS encoding SDR family NAD(P)-dependent oxidoreductase produces MGRAIEGMPVLVTGGGSGIGEAVVHRLVEAGAKVTLSGRRADRVEAVARKAGPGARAVVGDVTRAEDRERMVAAAVEHGGGLEAVVHSAGNMYRSAVTDLDEKALHDVFASNTIGPLMLTALAVPYLRERSGAVVFFGSVHTQRAFPGASPYAATKGALETLTGVLAAELGPQGVRVSCVRPGGVLTEINQRAGLMDDATAAERMRSLGPAHALGRSGTADEVAEAVEYLLAAEWATGSVLTIDGGLGLGVTNA; encoded by the coding sequence ATGGGACGTGCGATCGAAGGGATGCCGGTGCTGGTCACCGGAGGGGGATCGGGCATCGGCGAGGCGGTGGTCCACCGGCTGGTCGAGGCGGGCGCGAAGGTGACGCTCTCCGGCCGGCGGGCGGACCGCGTCGAGGCGGTCGCGAGGAAGGCCGGCCCCGGCGCGCGCGCCGTCGTCGGCGACGTCACCCGCGCCGAGGACCGCGAGCGCATGGTGGCCGCCGCCGTGGAGCACGGCGGCGGGCTGGAGGCGGTCGTGCACTCGGCGGGCAACATGTACCGGAGCGCGGTCACGGACCTCGACGAGAAGGCGCTGCACGACGTGTTCGCCTCCAACACGATCGGCCCGCTGATGCTGACCGCGCTCGCCGTGCCGTACCTGCGGGAGCGTTCAGGGGCCGTGGTGTTCTTCGGCTCGGTGCACACGCAGCGGGCCTTCCCGGGCGCGTCCCCTTACGCCGCCACTAAGGGCGCGCTGGAGACGCTGACCGGGGTGCTGGCCGCCGAGCTCGGCCCGCAGGGCGTGCGGGTGAGCTGCGTACGGCCGGGCGGGGTGCTCACCGAGATCAACCAGCGGGCGGGGCTGATGGACGACGCCACCGCCGCCGAACGCATGCGCTCGCTCGGCCCCGCCCACGCCCTGGGCCGGTCGGGCACCGCCGACGAGGTCGCCGAGGCGGTCGAGTACCTGCTGGCCGCCGAGTGGGCGACCGGCAGCGTCCTCACCATCGACGGCGGCCTCGGCCTGGGCGTCACGAACGCGTGA
- a CDS encoding ABC transporter substrate-binding protein, with protein sequence MSRRRFSRTALPALLTALAVAGCSSQAAAPPGAGAAAVQGVTDDSIVIGTTLPLSGGASTSGKGFEGGLNAAVKEINDKGGVNGRKVRLVVLDDGFEAARSVANIRRLGDQEKVYAVVSPAGSANIPGSYPYLKQKGLPLFAPVLPPDPKQDSVFLLGTSQHDQARVIVDFLAGKGVKKLAVIGQDNELGHAIRDGVKAEAAATGLEVVANETTEPNSTEVSSAVLKVRDAGPEAIVLGTDNTQSALVMKAVRELGWQPRIMGTSSTVTTGSAGTVGPAGEAAKGIHGTLISELPVSDAPEAAAWRTAQQAAAPSEVGSAYALQAYANTKIFFEIVSRMGDDLSWANFTKTAESLKDHKSGIYPPITFGPAAGGGHVGTTGAKVAEWDGSAWKLVTDDWVLPGRPVS encoded by the coding sequence ATGAGCCGGCGACGATTTTCGCGTACCGCACTGCCCGCCCTGCTGACCGCTCTCGCCGTCGCCGGCTGCTCGTCCCAGGCGGCCGCCCCGCCCGGCGCGGGCGCGGCGGCGGTGCAGGGCGTCACCGACGACAGCATCGTCATCGGCACCACCCTGCCGCTCTCGGGCGGCGCCTCCACCTCGGGCAAGGGCTTCGAGGGCGGGCTGAACGCGGCGGTCAAGGAGATCAACGACAAGGGCGGCGTCAACGGCCGCAAGGTACGGCTCGTCGTCCTCGACGACGGCTTCGAGGCCGCGCGCAGCGTCGCCAACATCCGCAGGCTCGGCGACCAGGAGAAGGTGTACGCCGTGGTCTCCCCGGCCGGCTCGGCCAACATCCCGGGCAGCTACCCGTACCTGAAGCAGAAGGGCCTGCCGCTGTTCGCCCCGGTGCTGCCGCCCGACCCGAAGCAGGACTCCGTGTTCCTGCTCGGCACCAGCCAGCACGACCAGGCCCGGGTGATCGTGGACTTCCTCGCCGGCAAGGGCGTCAAGAAGCTCGCCGTCATCGGCCAGGACAACGAGCTCGGGCACGCCATCCGCGACGGCGTCAAGGCGGAGGCGGCGGCCACCGGGCTGGAGGTCGTCGCGAACGAGACCACCGAGCCCAACTCCACCGAGGTCAGCTCGGCGGTGCTCAAGGTGCGCGACGCGGGACCCGAGGCCATCGTGCTCGGCACCGACAACACCCAGTCGGCGCTGGTCATGAAGGCGGTCCGCGAGCTGGGCTGGCAGCCGCGGATCATGGGCACGTCCTCGACGGTGACCACCGGCAGCGCCGGGACGGTCGGCCCGGCGGGCGAGGCGGCGAAGGGCATCCACGGCACGCTCATCTCCGAGCTGCCGGTCTCCGACGCGCCCGAGGCTGCCGCCTGGCGCACCGCCCAGCAGGCCGCCGCGCCGTCCGAGGTGGGGAGCGCGTACGCGCTGCAGGCGTACGCCAACACCAAGATCTTCTTCGAGATCGTCTCCCGCATGGGCGACGACCTGAGCTGGGCGAACTTCACGAAGACCGCCGAGTCCCTCAAGGACCACAAGTCAGGGATCTACCCGCCGATCACGTTCGGTCCGGCGGCCGGCGGCGGGCACGTCGGCACCACCGGCGCGAAGGTGGCCGAGTGGGACGGCTCGGCCTGGAAGCTCGTCACCGACGACTGGGTGCTTCCCGGCCGGCCCGTCTCCTGA
- a CDS encoding ABC transporter ATP-binding protein, with translation MLLSTRDLTSGYGRVPVLRGVDLDVAEGEIVALLGVNGAGKTTTLRTVSGVLPTWSGTVTFDGVTLGARTPEARARLGLGHVPEGRGILSSLTVRQNLRLGATARGRGARDVAQDEERLLDVFGALRDKLAAPAGSLSGGQQQMLAVARALLGRPRLVMVDEMSFGLAPILVTQLLGLVARLREESGTAFLLVEQNSAVLDIADRAYVLAGGAVHTSGPARELAGSENLVRAYLG, from the coding sequence TTGCTGCTGTCGACACGTGACCTGACCTCCGGCTACGGCCGGGTGCCCGTGCTGCGCGGGGTCGACCTCGACGTGGCGGAGGGCGAGATCGTCGCGCTGCTCGGCGTCAACGGCGCCGGCAAGACCACCACGCTGCGGACCGTGTCCGGGGTGTTGCCCACCTGGTCGGGCACGGTGACCTTCGACGGCGTCACCCTGGGCGCGCGCACCCCGGAGGCGCGGGCCAGGCTCGGGCTCGGGCACGTCCCCGAGGGCCGCGGCATCCTGTCCTCGCTCACCGTGCGGCAGAACCTCCGCCTCGGCGCCACCGCCCGCGGGCGCGGCGCCCGCGACGTCGCCCAGGACGAGGAGCGGCTGCTCGACGTCTTCGGCGCGCTGCGCGACAAGCTCGCCGCCCCGGCCGGCTCGCTGTCCGGCGGCCAGCAGCAGATGCTCGCCGTCGCGCGGGCGCTGCTCGGCCGGCCCCGCCTGGTCATGGTCGACGAGATGTCCTTCGGGCTCGCGCCGATCCTCGTCACCCAGCTGCTCGGGCTGGTCGCGCGGCTGCGCGAGGAGTCCGGCACCGCGTTCCTGCTGGTCGAGCAGAACTCCGCCGTGCTCGACATCGCCGACCGCGCCTACGTGCTCGCGGGCGGCGCCGTGCACACGTCCGGCCCCGCCCGCGAGCTCGCGGGCTCGGAGAACCTCGTCCGCGCCTACCTCGGCTGA
- a CDS encoding ABC transporter ATP-binding protein — MSGVLELSGIAVRFGGNEVLKGVDLSVGPGFTGLIGPNGAGKTTVFNVVTGYVRPTGGTVTIGGERIPAGRPAAVARKGVRRTFQTPRLVAELSVEANVLVGLDAGASTLADYLGLSRAAREARARVRELLEAFGLAERAAEPVGNLPLGSQKIVEVARALAPRPRVVLLDEPAAGLSAADVTRMVEPLSRIGEREELSILIIEHDLELVARLCPRIAALHFGRILAEGTPAEVVAHPDVVEAYLGAGVAAVDT, encoded by the coding sequence ATGAGCGGCGTGCTGGAGCTGTCCGGGATCGCGGTGCGTTTCGGCGGCAACGAGGTGCTGAAGGGCGTGGACCTCTCCGTCGGCCCCGGGTTCACCGGGCTCATCGGCCCCAACGGCGCGGGCAAGACGACGGTCTTCAACGTGGTCACCGGCTACGTCCGGCCCACCGGCGGGACCGTCACGATCGGCGGGGAGCGGATCCCGGCCGGCCGCCCCGCCGCCGTGGCCCGCAAGGGCGTGCGCCGCACGTTCCAGACGCCGCGGCTGGTCGCCGAGCTGTCCGTCGAGGCGAACGTCCTCGTCGGCCTGGACGCCGGGGCGTCCACGCTCGCCGACTACCTCGGGCTCTCCCGCGCCGCCCGCGAGGCCCGCGCGCGGGTGCGCGAGCTGCTGGAGGCGTTCGGCCTGGCCGAGCGGGCCGCCGAGCCCGTCGGCAACCTGCCGCTCGGCAGCCAGAAGATCGTCGAGGTGGCCCGCGCGCTCGCCCCGAGGCCGCGCGTGGTGCTGCTCGACGAGCCCGCCGCGGGCCTGTCGGCCGCCGACGTCACCAGGATGGTCGAGCCGCTGTCCAGGATCGGCGAGCGCGAGGAGCTGTCCATCCTCATCATCGAGCACGACCTGGAGCTGGTCGCGCGGCTCTGCCCGCGGATCGCCGCGCTGCACTTCGGACGCATCCTCGCCGAGGGGACCCCGGCCGAGGTCGTCGCCCACCCCGATGTCGTCGAGGCCTACCTGGGAGCCGGCGTTGCTGCTGTCGACACGTGA
- a CDS encoding branched-chain amino acid ABC transporter permease, whose translation MPPTFPGSPRRAAGWAAALAGGLVLLALPGLVNPYLLFQACLVMVTATAGLGLVLIMGWSGQIALAQAGFLGVGAYTTTYLVAQGWPWPLATVTAGLVAALAGVLIGLPATRLRGFYLAIATLAFAELMIRVFVEAVPVTGGIAGVAVEAVVLPGIDVDGSRWYLCLAVAAVTTVAVVRAGRAGLGRRLRVVRDAEIAAPSLGISPMRTKLLAFALSAFIGGVAGALYAQCLSYLTPEIFDMGLLIEFLVLAFLGGVGYVVGPFLGAIVVVVLRDLLQDLGSWQRLVYGLILALAIAFLPRGLASLPARLRDRRRAPERPVTAAAS comes from the coding sequence ATGCCGCCCACGTTCCCCGGCTCGCCGCGGCGGGCCGCCGGCTGGGCCGCCGCGCTGGCGGGCGGGCTCGTCCTGCTCGCGCTGCCCGGCCTGGTGAATCCGTACCTGCTCTTCCAGGCGTGCCTGGTCATGGTGACGGCGACCGCCGGGCTGGGGCTCGTCCTCATCATGGGCTGGTCGGGGCAGATCGCGCTGGCGCAGGCCGGGTTCCTCGGCGTCGGGGCGTACACGACGACGTACCTGGTCGCGCAGGGCTGGCCGTGGCCGCTCGCCACGGTCACCGCGGGCCTGGTCGCCGCCCTCGCCGGAGTGCTGATCGGCCTGCCCGCGACCCGGCTGCGCGGGTTCTACCTGGCCATCGCCACGCTCGCGTTCGCCGAGCTGATGATCCGGGTGTTCGTCGAGGCCGTCCCGGTCACCGGCGGCATCGCCGGCGTCGCCGTCGAGGCGGTCGTCCTGCCCGGCATCGACGTGGACGGCAGCCGCTGGTACCTGTGCCTCGCCGTCGCCGCCGTCACGACCGTCGCCGTCGTACGCGCCGGGCGGGCCGGGCTCGGCCGCCGCCTCCGGGTGGTGCGCGACGCCGAGATCGCCGCCCCGTCGCTCGGGATCAGCCCGATGCGCACCAAGCTGCTGGCGTTCGCCCTGTCCGCCTTCATCGGCGGCGTCGCCGGCGCGCTCTACGCGCAGTGCCTGTCGTACCTGACGCCGGAGATCTTCGACATGGGGCTGCTCATCGAGTTCCTGGTCCTCGCCTTCCTCGGCGGCGTCGGCTACGTCGTCGGCCCGTTCCTCGGCGCGATCGTCGTGGTCGTGCTCCGCGACCTGCTCCAGGACCTGGGGAGCTGGCAGCGCCTGGTCTACGGCCTCATCCTCGCCCTCGCGATCGCCTTCCTGCCGCGCGGGCTCGCGTCCCTGCCCGCCCGGCTGCGCGACCGGCGCCGGGCCCCCGAGCGGCCCGTCACGGCGGCGGCCTCATGA
- a CDS encoding branched-chain amino acid ABC transporter permease has protein sequence MWQQIISGLQAGSWYSLMALAIVLVLKATDVPNFAMAELGLLPAFCTWALIDGAGLSWWAAVPAGLLIGVVLAVVVERTAIRPILAENHFATVLMTIAVFVVINAVVQLVWGSEPRKIDSPFAGSFTVAGQIVAYEQLLSIGAGLAVTVALVLFFRTPLGVRMQAIAEDRVTPRLLGVSVTTVFRTSWALAGAIATIALLLQGQASLLTDQNGSGLLIKGFVAATLGGFSSVIGAFVGGLALGVAENLAGAYVSTSSKTAIALLAIVVVLAVKPQGLFGRHQAREV, from the coding sequence GTGTGGCAACAGATCATCAGCGGGCTGCAGGCGGGCAGTTGGTACTCCCTCATGGCGCTCGCCATCGTCCTCGTGCTGAAGGCGACCGACGTGCCGAACTTCGCGATGGCGGAGCTGGGGCTGTTACCCGCGTTCTGCACCTGGGCGCTCATCGACGGGGCCGGCCTGTCCTGGTGGGCGGCGGTGCCCGCCGGGCTGCTCATCGGCGTCGTGCTCGCCGTCGTGGTGGAGCGCACCGCCATCCGCCCGATCCTGGCGGAGAACCACTTCGCCACGGTCCTGATGACGATCGCGGTGTTCGTGGTGATCAACGCGGTCGTCCAGCTCGTGTGGGGCTCCGAGCCCCGCAAGATCGACTCGCCGTTCGCGGGCTCGTTCACCGTCGCCGGCCAGATCGTGGCCTACGAGCAACTGCTCAGCATCGGCGCCGGGCTGGCCGTGACGGTCGCGCTCGTGCTGTTCTTCCGCACCCCGCTCGGCGTGCGGATGCAGGCCATCGCCGAGGACCGGGTGACGCCGCGGCTGCTCGGCGTCTCGGTCACCACGGTGTTCCGCACCTCGTGGGCGCTCGCGGGCGCGATCGCCACGATCGCGCTGCTGCTCCAGGGCCAGGCGTCGCTGCTCACCGACCAGAACGGGTCCGGGCTGCTCATCAAGGGCTTCGTCGCCGCGACGCTCGGCGGGTTCTCCAGCGTGATCGGCGCCTTCGTCGGCGGGCTCGCGCTCGGCGTCGCCGAGAACCTGGCCGGCGCGTACGTCTCGACGTCCAGCAAGACGGCGATCGCGCTGCTCGCCATCGTCGTCGTGCTCGCGGTCAAGCCGCAGGGCCTGTTCGGCCGCCATCAGGCGAGGGAGGTCTGA
- a CDS encoding TrmB family transcriptional regulator, which translates to MSGYEAKAYVALVAAGTPLNGYEVAKRSGVPRSTVYETLGKLVSRGAAYEVRLGEAGVGYISLPPMSLLDRMRREFDQSITTLSETLPEVAAPAEVRLIHNLADRSSLLTRAEDVVAAARRDLFLSGWPAELEPLKPLARRAQAEGVDVSTVVFGEDPDPVGHTTRHRFSSPQVALENLGCRLLVVVADRRQAVIGGVVNEDAWGVYTDDPAVVLVAVEYVRHDIAMHLIVERFAADDFESFWKSDPALLRLRADHGAAATLLRKAGAPGGRGQS; encoded by the coding sequence ATGTCCGGCTACGAAGCCAAGGCCTACGTCGCGCTCGTGGCCGCCGGCACGCCGCTCAACGGCTACGAGGTGGCCAAGCGCTCGGGCGTGCCGCGCAGCACGGTCTACGAGACGCTGGGCAAGCTCGTCAGCAGGGGCGCCGCCTACGAGGTGCGGCTCGGCGAGGCGGGCGTCGGCTACATCTCGCTGCCGCCGATGTCGCTGCTCGACCGCATGCGCCGCGAGTTCGACCAGTCGATCACCACCCTGAGCGAGACGCTGCCCGAGGTGGCCGCGCCCGCCGAGGTGCGGCTGATCCACAACCTCGCCGACCGGTCCTCCCTGCTCACCAGGGCCGAGGACGTCGTCGCCGCCGCGCGCCGCGACCTGTTCCTGTCCGGCTGGCCGGCGGAGCTGGAGCCGCTCAAGCCGCTCGCCCGCCGCGCCCAGGCCGAGGGCGTCGACGTGTCGACCGTCGTCTTCGGCGAGGACCCCGACCCCGTCGGCCACACCACCAGGCACCGCTTCTCCAGCCCGCAGGTGGCGCTGGAGAACCTCGGCTGCCGGCTCCTCGTCGTCGTCGCCGACCGGCGGCAGGCGGTCATCGGCGGCGTGGTCAACGAGGACGCCTGGGGTGTCTACACCGACGATCCCGCCGTGGTGCTGGTGGCGGTCGAGTACGTCCGCCACGACATCGCGATGCACCTGATCGTGGAGCGGTTCGCGGCCGACGACTTCGAGTCCTTCTGGAAGTCGGACCCGGCGCTGCTGCGGCTGCGCGCCGACCACGGCGCGGCGGCCACGCTGCTCAGGAAGGCGGGCGCGCCGGGCGGGCGCGGCCAGAGCTGA